The genomic DNA GGGCGCTGCAGTCATGCCGGGCCGAGTGGTCCTCCGAAAAGCCCGAGTGGCGCTTCGCGGAAAGACCCGGGGCCCGGCTCTCACAGAAAGCCACCCGGAATGCATCTCGACCCCCTGGCGATCGTCACCGCCTTCGGGCTGATCTTCCTCGCGGAGCTCCCCGACAAGACCATGTTCGCGTCGCTGGCCATGGGCACACGCATGCGGCCGCTCTATGTCTGGTTCGGCACCTCGTCCGCGTTCCTCGTGCATGTCGCGATCGCCGTCGGCGCCGGCGGTCTGATCGGGCTGCTGCCCGACTGGATAGTCAAGCTCGTCTCGGCGGTCCTCTTCGCGTTCGGCGCGTTCATGCTGCTGCGCGGCGGGGCCGGCGACGGCGACGAGGAGAGCGAAGTCAAGACCGTGACCGGCTTCTGGCCTGTCTACTCGACCGCGTTCATGGCGGTCTTCATCAGTGAATGGGGCGACCTCACCCAGATCACCACGGCCAACCTGGCCGCCGGCAACGGCACATGGTCCACGGCCATCGGATCCCTGGCCGCGCTGATGTCCGTCTCCGCGCTGGCACTGCTCGCGGGACGGTTCATCGCGAAGCGGGTTCCGCTGGGCACGGTCCAGCGCATCGGCGGTCTGTGCATGCTGGGGCTGGCGATCTGGTCGGTGGTCGAGATCTTCACGGCCTGAGCCGGTTCCCTGACGCAGCCGGACACGGCGAAGCCCGACGGTCGCCCCGTGCGGCCGTCGGGCTTCGCCGTGTCCGGCTCACAGATCTCAGAAGAGCATCGGGGTGTCGTCCCCTGTGCCGTACTCGAAGGCCAGCAGCCGATGCTTCCGGTCGAGACCGCCGCCGTATCCGGTGAGGCTGCCGGAGGCTCCGATGACCCGGTGGCACGGAACGATGATCCCCACCGGGTTCTTGCCGTTGGCGAGGCCCACCGCGCGTGAGGCGCCCGGCTTGCCCAGCCGGTCGGCGAGTTCTCCGTACGAGCGTGTCTCCCCGTACGGGATCTGCCGGAGCTGCTCCCACACGCTGCGCTGGAACGGCGTACCGTCCAGATGCAGTGGCAGATCGAACTCCCGCAGATCGCCCGCGAAGTAGGCGTCCAACTGGCGGATCGTCTCCGCGAAGGGGCGTGGATCGGGGTCGCCGAAGGTCTCCTCGGTCGGACGGTGCCGCTGTTCGGTCATGTAGAGGCCCGAGAGCACGCCGTCGGTGGCGACGAGGGTGAGCGGGCCGTACGGGCTGTCGACGACCGTGTGCCGACGGGCCGCGAGATGTGTCGTGGTCATGCGAGAACTCCCCTATACGGGCAGGTGGTTGATGGGGTGGTCGTCGACGGTCCACAGGTACTGGACCGCGTACGCCCGCCAGGGACGCCAGGCCGCCGCGCGTGCGGTGAGCGCCGCGGGCGTGGACGGGAGGCCGAGCTCCTGTGCCGCCCGGCGGATGCCGAGGTCGGTGGGAATGAAGCTGTCCGGGTCGCCGAGCGCCCGCATGGCGATGACCTCGACGGTCCACGGGCCGAAGCCGGGCAGTGCGATCAGTTCGGCCCTGGCCCTCTCCCAGTCGCTGTCGGTGCCGAGCCGCAACGAGCCGTCGGCGAGCGCACCGACAAGTGTGGTGAGGGTGGTGCGGCGGCTGCGGGGCAGGGCGAGCTGCTCGGGATCGAGGCAGGCCAGCGCCTCAGGGGTCGGGAAAAGGTGGGTGAGGCCGCCCTCCGGGTCGTCGACGGGGATGCCGTGCGCGGTGACCAGGCGGGCCGCGTGGGTGCGGGCGGCGGCCGTCGAGACCTGCTGGCCCAGCACCGCCCGTACGGCGAACTCGGCCCCGTCGACGGTACGCGGCACCCGCCGCCCCGGGGCCTTGTCGATCAGCGGCGCGAGCAGCGGATCGGCCCGCAACTGGTCGTCGACGGCGACCGGGTCGGCGTCCAGGTCGAGCAGCCAGCGGCAGCGGCTGATGGCGCGGGTGAGGTCGCGCGGATCGGTGAGGAAGAGCCGGCACGCGATGTGGTCGGGGTGCGGGGTGAGGGCGACGATGCCGTGCCCGTACGGAAGGGTGAGCGTGCGGCGGTAGGCGCCGTCGCGCCACTCCTCGACGCCGGGTACCGCTGTCGCGGCGAGGTGGCCGAAGAGGTTGGACGGGTTGAGCGGGGCCCGGTACGGCAGCCTCAGCGCGATCACGCCCGGTGTCGCCGGCGTCTTCACGGACCGGGCGGCGCGGGTGCGCAGCTCGCCGGGCGCGAGGGCGAAGACCTCACGAACCGTGTCGTTGAAGGTGCGGACGGACGAGAACCCGGCCGCGAACGCCACGTCGGCCATGGGGAGTTCGGTCGTCTCGATGAGCAGCCGGGCGGTCTGCGCGCGCTGGGCGCGGGCCAGGGCCAACGGGCCCGCGCCCAGCTCGGCGAGAAGCTGGCGTTCGACCTGGCGGGCGGAGTAGCCGAGCCGGGCGGCCAGCCCCGGCACACCCTCGCGGTCGACGACCCCGTCCCTGATGAGGCGCATCGCGCGGGCGACCGAGTCGGCGCGGGCGTTCCACTCCGGGGAGCCGGGGCTGGTGTCGGGCCGGCACCGCTTGCAGGCGCGGAATCCGGCCTGCTGGCAGGCGGCGGCGCTGGGGTAGAAGGTCATGTTCTCGACCTTGGGCGGCACGACGGGGCAGCTCGGACGGCAGTAGATCCGGGTGGTCAGGACCGCCGTGAAGAACCAGCCGTCGAAGCGGGCGTCCTTGGACCGGACGGCCCGTACGCAGCGCTCGGTGTCGGTGTACATGCTTCAAGCATGGGTCACCGGACCCGTGGGGGCTGGCGAGAATCCGACATCAACCTTGTGCTGCCAGGACCTCTTCGAACTCCACGAACGCGTGTGCGTCGAAGAGCACGAACCGCACCTCCTCGACCGGCGCGGCGGCCTCCGCCAACACGGTACGGACGGCGATGCGCGCGCCGTCGTCCATGGGCCAGCCGTAGATGCCGGTCGAGATGGCGGGAAAGGCCACGGTACGCGCGCCCAGCTCGGCGGCCACCCGCAGCGATTCGCGGTAACAGGAGGCCAGTAGCGAGGACCGGTCCTCGGCGCTGCTCCAGACCGGTCCCACGGTGTGGACCACCCATCGCGCGTCGAGCCTGCCGGCGGTCGTGGCGACCGCCTGGCCGGTGGGCAGCCCCTTTCCGTAATGCGAGGCGCGCAGCTTCCGGCACGCGGCGAGGATCTCAGGACCGCCTTGCCGGTGGATCGCTCCGTCGACCCCGCCGCCGCCGAGCAGCGAGGAGTTCGCCGCGTTGACGACGACATCGACGGACTGCTGGGTGATGTCACCGCGTACCAGGGTGACGGTGACGGCCTCAGGTGTGCGCATGTGTCCATGATGC from Streptomyces sp. NBC_01707 includes the following:
- a CDS encoding TMEM165/GDT1 family protein, with product MHLDPLAIVTAFGLIFLAELPDKTMFASLAMGTRMRPLYVWFGTSSAFLVHVAIAVGAGGLIGLLPDWIVKLVSAVLFAFGAFMLLRGGAGDGDEESEVKTVTGFWPVYSTAFMAVFISEWGDLTQITTANLAAGNGTWSTAIGSLAALMSVSALALLAGRFIAKRVPLGTVQRIGGLCMLGLAIWSVVEIFTA
- a CDS encoding methylated-DNA--[protein]-cysteine S-methyltransferase translates to MTTTHLAARRHTVVDSPYGPLTLVATDGVLSGLYMTEQRHRPTEETFGDPDPRPFAETIRQLDAYFAGDLREFDLPLHLDGTPFQRSVWEQLRQIPYGETRSYGELADRLGKPGASRAVGLANGKNPVGIIVPCHRVIGASGSLTGYGGGLDRKHRLLAFEYGTGDDTPMLF
- a CDS encoding AlkA N-terminal domain-containing protein; the encoded protein is MYTDTERCVRAVRSKDARFDGWFFTAVLTTRIYCRPSCPVVPPKVENMTFYPSAAACQQAGFRACKRCRPDTSPGSPEWNARADSVARAMRLIRDGVVDREGVPGLAARLGYSARQVERQLLAELGAGPLALARAQRAQTARLLIETTELPMADVAFAAGFSSVRTFNDTVREVFALAPGELRTRAARSVKTPATPGVIALRLPYRAPLNPSNLFGHLAATAVPGVEEWRDGAYRRTLTLPYGHGIVALTPHPDHIACRLFLTDPRDLTRAISRCRWLLDLDADPVAVDDQLRADPLLAPLIDKAPGRRVPRTVDGAEFAVRAVLGQQVSTAAARTHAARLVTAHGIPVDDPEGGLTHLFPTPEALACLDPEQLALPRSRRTTLTTLVGALADGSLRLGTDSDWERARAELIALPGFGPWTVEVIAMRALGDPDSFIPTDLGIRRAAQELGLPSTPAALTARAAAWRPWRAYAVQYLWTVDDHPINHLPV
- a CDS encoding O-acetyl-ADP-ribose deacetylase, producing MRTPEAVTVTLVRGDITQQSVDVVVNAANSSLLGGGGVDGAIHRQGGPEILAACRKLRASHYGKGLPTGQAVATTAGRLDARWVVHTVGPVWSSAEDRSSLLASCYRESLRVAAELGARTVAFPAISTGIYGWPMDDGARIAVRTVLAEAAAPVEEVRFVLFDAHAFVEFEEVLAAQG